One region of Elephas maximus indicus isolate mEleMax1 chromosome 23, mEleMax1 primary haplotype, whole genome shotgun sequence genomic DNA includes:
- the LOC126066529 gene encoding putative methyltransferase-like protein 21E, with product MDPEAQKENREDHEDKRVVQEIMSRRFTPTVITTTSWEGFHFVGHEIRITEAMDCYGAVVWPSALVLCYFLETNAKQYNIVDKHVIEIGAGTGLVSIVASLLGARVTATDLPELLGNLQYNISRNTKMKCKHPPQVKVLSWGVALDKTFPRSSHNFDYILAADVVYAHPFLEELLITFDHLCKETTIILWVMKFRLEKENKFVDRFKELFDLEEISRFPSLNIKLYKAMKKNRRSA from the exons ATGGATCCAGAGGCTCAAAAAG agaacagagaagaTCATGAAGATAAGCGGGTGGTTCAGGAGATTATGTCAAGACGTTTTACTCCAACTGTAATAACGACAACCTCCTGGGAAGGTTTTCATTTTGTTGGTCATGAGATTCGGATTACTGAAGCCATGGATTGTTACGGTGCAGTTGTTTGGCCATCG GCTCTTGTTCTATGTTATTTTCTGGAAACAAATGCAAAGCAGTACAATATAGTTGACAAACATGTAATTGAAATTGGAGCTGGAACAGGGCTAGTCTCTATTGTGGCAAGTTTATTAg GTGCACGTGTGACAGCCACAGATTTACCTGAATTACTTGGAAATCTGCAATATAATATTTCCCGAAACACCAAAATGAAATGCAAACACCCACCTCAGGTTAAAGTGCTCTCCTGGGGAGTCGCTTTAGATAAGACCTTCCCCAGATCTTCACACAATTTTGACTATATCCTGGCGGCAGACGTTGTCTATGCTCATCCTTTCCTGGAAGAACTCCTCATTACCTTTGACCATCTGTGCAAAGAAACCACCATCATCCTCTGGGTCATGAAATTCAGgttggagaaagaaaataaattcgtGGATAGATTTAAGGAGTTGTTTGACCTGGAGGAAATTTCCAGGTTCCCGAGCCTGAATATTAAGTTGTATAAAGCTATGAAGAAAAATCGGAGAAGCGCGTGA